Proteins from a single region of Oreochromis niloticus isolate F11D_XX linkage group LG7, O_niloticus_UMD_NMBU, whole genome shotgun sequence:
- the cplx4a gene encoding complexin-4a: protein MAFLIKSMIGNPLSGMGLGGGGDKEEEATPSDPAKAAGMTREEYEEYQKQLVEEKMERDADFLHKKAERATLRVCLREKYRLPKSEQDENMIEMAGDDVDVPEELLKMVDEDATEEEGKDSLLGQIQNLQNMDMDQLKEKASATVTELKTKAEEKCSVM from the exons ATGGCTTTCTTGATCAAGAGCATGATTGGGAACCCCCTGTCAGGAATGGGTCTTGGTGGTGGAGGTGACAAAGAAGAGGAGGCCACCCCCTCAGATCCAGCCAAAGCCGCAGGGATGACCCGCGAGGAGTATGAAGAGTACCAAAAACAGTTGGTGGAGGAAAA GATGGAGAGAGATGCAGATTTCTTGCATAAGAAGGCAGAGAGGGCAACACTGAGGGTGTGCCTCAGAGAAAAATACAGACTCCCAAAG AGCGAGCAGGATGAGAACATGATCGAGATGGCCGGGGATGACGTGGACGTGCCCGAGGAGCTGCTCAAGATGGTGGATGAGGACGCTACGGAGGAGGAAGGCAAAGACTCCCTCCTGGGTCAAATTCAAAACTTGCAGAACATGGACATGGACCAGCTGAAGGAGAAGGCCTCGGCGACGGTCACCGAGCTGAAGACCAAAGCAGAAGAGAAGTGTTCCGTCATGTGA